Genomic window (Acidobacteriota bacterium):
CAAATGAACTCCAAACTTCGGAGTTGATCTGCTGCGCCCCAATTTTGCTTTCGCAAAAATAATCGGTTCTCCCGTGTTGTTTAGACTGAAACAACTTCGGCAACAGTTAAATTTGAAAAGAGAATAGCAGACGAGGTTCCGTTTGTAAACAAAAATTTCCGATTCGATACCGGAGGGTCTCGTCTTCATTTTTCGTTTCTGTAGAAGAGCAGGCTCAAACAGGTCAGACCGGCCTCAGCCTTTTCAAGTTCGGTGATCTCGATGGCGCGTGTCGCAAAGCCCGCGCTCTCGATAAGCTCTTGAGTCTTCGGCGATCTGGCCGAAACGAGGACGATTCGGTCTATCGGCAATGTGTTGGCGCCGAACGGCTCGGATTCCGGCACGCTGATCTGCTTGAATCCGCGGAATGGGAAAGATTCGATCCAGTCGGAATTGAGAACGACGGTTGTTGCGTCCAGCGCCGTCACGGCGGTCTTAAGATGCAGGCTTCCGCCGACGCGCACCGGGATCGCTTCGTAGCCGAAGCGCTCGACGATCCGCGCGAACTGCGAGAAGCCCGCTTCGTTCGTCCGCGTCGAGAGCCCGACGAAAAGACGCCGGCCGATACGCAGAACGTCGCCGCCCTCGAGGGTTCCGGGAGCTGCGATTCGTTCGATCGTGGAACGGAATCCGTGCAACGCCGCTTCGACCGCGGCGACCTCCGGCCGTCTTGATTCGGTGCCGGGTCGCGTGATGACCGCGACCTCGTCGAGGACGATGGCGCAGTCCTCGACGAACATCGAATCCGCGAGAACGTCATCGGCGGCAAGTTCGACGATCTTGTATCCGGCCTCGTTGAGCGCTCGCGCGTAACCCGCGTGCTGACGTTCCGCGAGCCCGAGATCTATCGCCTCGCGATCGACAAACGTCAGTTCGCATTGATTCAGTGCCCGGCTCACCCTCCGGATGATGGCGATCTTTTCTGACATCGGAATAACTCGGAATCAAGGTCCGTCGACGGAATCTCACACTCAAGAAAGTCCCGCCAAAAAGGAAATGTCTCGCGCGCTTCTCGTTCCTAATCCTGATTCACGCAATAGGAAATACTCTCGCGCGAAACTTTGGGTTATGGCGTCCTTTGTTACGGAACGTAGGCGTTCGGCGTCGGCCGGTCGGTGTCCCGTGCATCAACCCGCTCCGAGCGCCAAAATGACAGGCCCAACACCACGCCAATGATCAACACCAGTCCGAGCAGTGCCCGTATCTTCGTCCTCTCCGTTCCAGTTGTCTTCCTGCCTTTCATATTCCGCGTCTCCTGCCAAAACCAAAAGAAATATTTGCCGGTCAATCAAGCAAAATGCGATGCTCGCCGCAATCGCGACGATATGTTTGAAGTCAATACCTAAGGATTGGGCTAGAATAACACCGTTCCTTTACAAAGCAAGCATTTTTTCGTGACGAGTTCGGACAAAATGATGCGGCCCGCGGTTGCACACTCAAGTGCGTCGTCGGCCCGGTCAATTCGTTGTTTGAGTCAATGGCGTCAACGCTTCACGCAAAGAACGCGAAGGTAATCTCGATTCAAGGGGTGATTCAGCGAGCGGGGCACACGCACGTACGATAGCACCCCGTGAAGCGGAGCGGAACCCAAGTGTCACACGCGATTTACTCAAGTGAGCGTGTAAAACACGCGGACCTGTTGAAGCCGCAAGAGGTGCGCGTGTTTCAAACGCTTTGGAAGTCGGTGCACAAACCACCACGTTCCGCTTCGCTTCACGTAGTGCTATCGCAAGTTCGCGTGCTCCGCACGCTTAAGACGGGATTGATCCAGATTCAACGATCTCAAAAGCTCTGTTCCGGCTCGAAATTCTCGAGCGCGAGGGCGAGATCGCCTCTCGTGCCGACATCTTCGACCGACTTGATCTGGGTCGCGAGCGAGGTCGCAAGCAGCGTGATGACGAAACCGCTCTGCGTACCCGGACTTTGAAGCGGAATCCACAGACGGCGTCCAAAGACGCGCGTTTTGCCGTCGGGCAGCAATCCCCGAAACTTCACTTCGTAGCCCTTCCAGCGTCCGTTCTGAATCGCAGTTTCGCCCTCGCCAAGAACCGCGAACGACTCCTTGAAGTATCCGCGAAGCTGTTCGTTCGACTTTTCGGCGAGCTTCTTGAAATTCGGGCGGTCAAGCGTCATCGCGCCGCGGCTCTTGTAATGGGTCACGAGCATTTGTTCGACGGGGATGCCGCCGCTCGTGGTTGCAATGTCCAGGAAATTCGTCGCGCTTTCGGAGCGCTTCATTTCCGCCGGATAGAAGATCTCAAAACCGAGGAAGTTTTTGGCCAGGTCGCCTTTGAGATTTTCCTGACGGTTGACGAATCGAGTGAGACCGGGCTCGGGTTTCAAGACGCGAACCGGCGGCGGACTATCGACATCGCCCTGAGGGAGAATTCCAGGCGTCACCGGCGTCTGAATCGGCTGGGTCGGACCGACGTTCGCTGTCTGCTCGGTGTCGGTCGCCGGAACTACCGGTTGGCGATTCGAAAGGAACTTCCAAACGCCCCACATCCCGAGGAGCAAAAGGGCGGCGCCGATGATCGGCAGTGCGCCCCAGATCCAGTTGCTCGTCTGCGGCGGTTCGGGGGAACGCTTGACCCAGGCATGGCCGTTTTCTTTTGTCTCAGGCGGGTTCTCCGCTTCGGCGTCATTTTCGACCGATTGACCGTTGCCCTCGATATGAATGTCGCCGTTGACCGGCGGTTCGTCAACGGCCGGCCGATTGATCGGCGGAACGACGAAAAACTCGCGCGGCTTTTCTTCGGATCTTGCTTCCTCGACCACTTCGGGCGTTTCTTCGGCAATCGGTCTCTCCCACGGAGCAACGGCCGTCAAGGCGTTGAAGAACGCGTCTCCGAAGTCGCGCGCTTTCGGATACCGTTCGGATGGTCCGAAGCTGAGCGCTTTCTCGATGATCCGGTCGGCGAGCTGCGAAACGTCCAGGCGGAGAGTTGACGGCAGAATGGCGAGGCCTTTCTCCTGCGCGGCGACGAGTTCCCGCTCGGACAAGGCGTTGAAAGGCAAACGGGTCGTCAGCATCTCGTATGCGATGACCGCGAGCGAAAAGATCTCCGACGCGAATGTCGGCGGCTCACCGACGACTTCCTCCGGTGATTTGTAGACGAGGTCGGATTCGTTCCAGAAACTGTTGGACAGTTCGAAGTTTACGAGTTTGACCTGCTCGATCCCGGTCTCCGAGACGGTCAGCATTATGTTCGACGGCATCAGATTGCGGTGCAGAATGCCGTTCTCGTGCGCTTCGCTGAGCGCATACGATGCCTGCCTAATGATGCGCGCGGTGCGTTTGGTATTGAACTGACCGGACGCACGAAGCGCGGCGTCGAGTGCTTGACCGTCGATGAACTCGCTGACGGTGAAACGGAATCCTTCGGGCAGTTCGCCGGAATCGAAAACGGCGGCGATGTTCGGGTGATTCAGATGCGAGAGCGAAATGCGTTCTTCGGCGAAATGCTGCGCATACGCTTCGTCGTCCATATAGACGCGAACGACGACGCGCCGGCCATCACCGATCTGATCGTCGGCGAGAAACTCGAGGGAGTCCTCGTCATCCCCGATCAGTTCCGTAACGACATAGCGCCCTTTGACGGTTTGTCCGACAAGCGCTCGCGGATCGTCCCAACTGAGCGCCATTCGCCCCGCGGGCCGAAGCGAGCGATCTCCGACCTCGGCGGTGCCGGACGGAATCTCGAACGGATTGACGAGTTTCGCCGTGGTTTTCGGTGCAACGTCCGTCGGTTCGGGCAATTCAAGCGTCGGTTCGGACACCTCGTTCGAGGTTTCTTGTGATTCCGCCAAAGGAATTTGCGATTCGGAGACCGATTCCGGCGTTTCAATCGTCGGTTCGGCGAATGTGTTCGCCGGTTCGGCGACGTTGGACTTCGGTTCGGCGAACGCGTTCACCGGTTTCGCCTCTTCGAGTTTCAGTTCGGCGATCAACGGAGCTTCCCGGGAATCGCGAACCGGGGCATCGAGCGGTTCTTCGAAATCGAGTTCGAGCAACGAATCGTCGTCATCGAACGCGAGCGGAGCCGCCGCGATCTGGCGCTGCGTTTCATAGATCTTGCTGATCGGCGCGTGGTCCTTCGGAGCTTCGGGTTTCAGCGGCTGTTCGAAGTTCGGATTGATGACCGTTTTCGCGGTCGGCGCCGAATCCGCCGCGTCTTTGTGCGGCATCTTGCCGAGAATGCTCGTAAAAACGCCGCCCGCCGATTTTCCGGTGTCGGACTTGGACATTACGGGCAGAAGACGACCGCCGTCGATCGAACAAAACCTTTGGGTTCCTTCTTCGTATGTGCTGCGGCACTTGGGACAGTAGAGCATCGTGGTTCTTACCGTTGCGACTGACATTAAGACTTTATCCTCAATAGATTTATCAAGCGTTCGGCAAAGAACGCCTGCTGAGAAAAAGAATCAATGAACCGGGGATTTCAGTTTTGTAGTGAGTTCCGGCTTCAGGCGGGGACAGCCGTTTCGTCACGTCCCCCGATGTTGCGTCCGTTGACGCGTTCGTTGAAGCGTCTGGGACGTCCGCGCGGCCCCAAGGCGAAACCCGCAACTACTTCGATTTCGCGATCTTTTCGGTCAGGATCGTGCGCGTCGGATCGAGCGCCATTGCTTGACGGTAAAGCCTTGCGGCGTCGCCGGATTTGCTGAACTTAAGAAACGCGTCGCCAAGCGATTCATACTCGCGCGCGAGACGCTTGCGCTCGCTGTTCGAGACGATTCGAAGCGCTTCGCCGAGCACTTTTTCGGCGTCATCGAGACGTCCGCGGCGTTGGTGCAGCGTACTGAGCAACGTGTACGCGACGACGCTGTTCGGGCTGACCTCGACGCTCTTGGTCAGTATCTTCTGCGCTTCATCGAAACTGTTGCGGGTAGTCAGCGCCCGGCCGAGGAGATTGAGCGCCGTCGGGTTTTTCGGGTCTTCGACGAGCGCGCGACGCAAAAGCTGTTCCGATTCAAGATAACGCTGCTGCGACTGCATCACGTCGGCGACAAGGATCATCGTCGGCACATCGGTCGAATACTGGATCGCGCGGCGATAACTCTCGGCCGATTCGGTTATCTTGCCGAGCCGCCGGTAAAGCCGCCCGAGATGCGCGTAAGCGAGCGCGAATTCGGGATCGATCTCGATCGCGCGCCGGTATGCGTTTTGCGTATCGTCGGCGATGTTTCCCCGAAGTTCGAGCGCCGCGCCGAGTTGGTCATAGGCGAACGCGTTGTCGGGGGCGATCTCGATCGCTTTGCGCGCCGTTTTTTCGGCTTCTGCATAACGTTCGAAAAGGTCGCCACCGATGATCGGCTGGGTCAAGACGAAACTCAAGGCGATGTACGCTCCGGGATTCGAGGGCTCGACGCGAATCGCGCTGCGGTAAGAGTTTTCGGCCTCCTCCCAGCGTTGCTGATCGGCAAAAATATTCCCGAGACCGTAAACTCCCCGCGAATCCCGCGGATCAAGCACGACCGCCCGGCGATACGCGGCATCGGCCCGCGGGTAATCGCGGTCGTCGCGAGCGGCATTGCCTTCCTCGATCGCTTTTTCGAATAGTTCCGCGTTGTTGACGCCAACGGTGATGACGACGCTTTCGTCCGGAATCGGCGTATTGACCGGCTGTTGACTGACCTTCGCGACGACCGGGGTCCTCGGCGCCGTTTTCGGTCGAACGGTCCTCGGCTTGGTCGTTGATTTGGCGACCGTCCGGTTAGTCGATTTGGGCGTTGATTTCGGGGTCGCTTTCTTGTTTGCCGCAGGCGCCGGCTTGGACTTCGCCGACGTCGTCGATTTCTTGGCCGCCGGCGACTTGAAGATGCCTGAAGTGCTGCCGAGATCCTGCGAAAAAGAAAAAACCGGCGAGAAAAACACGCACGCCGTTATTAAAAGAAACCATCTACCGTGGCCGATAATTTTCTGCATATTGCGCCAACTCCTGTCAGTCGGAGCGCACCAGACGGAAACCAATCGCTTTGTCGCGGTCCTTCGAGTCCTTGAAAACCCTGTACGTCGATGTCGAGCTCGAAGGATCTTTCTTGAGATCGAACGCGCCGCGCACCACCGAATGCGTTCTGCCGACCCGTTCTTCGACCTGCTGCGCCAAGTCCGAGCCTTTGTACGCTCGTGCCGGACTCGAGGTCCATTCCCAGACGTTTCCGACAAGATCAAGTACGCCCCATTTGTTCGCGCCCTCCGGCTTCGAGCCAACCGCGGCGAATGTCAGGTCGCGTCTCACCTGCGCCTTGTCTTCGTACCAGGTATCGCCCCACGGATAAAGAACGTTGTCTCCACCGTTGCGTGCGGCGTATTCCCATTCGGTTTCGGTCGGAAGCCGATATGTCTTCCCATCGCTCTTCGAACGCCATTCCGCAAATGCCTTGACGTCGTCGAGATTGATGTAGCGAACCGGAAAATTCATTTCCGCGGTCAGGGGCTTTGAGTTCTCCCAATTGCTCGGAACGGGATTGTAGCCGGTCGCCTGGACGAAAGCGAAATACTCCGCGTTCGTGACTTCCGTCTTATCCATCTCAAAGTCCTTCACTTCGACTTCGAATTCGGGTTTTTCAAGCGGGTCGCCGTCTTTGCGTCCCATCGTGAACTTTCCTCCGGAGATCTTGACCATTTCGGTCTTCACCGGCGGAAGATTCTGAGTGTTCGAGTTGCCTGAATTCGAGATACCATTGTTGCTTCCGGTCGTACCGGAACCGAACATCCCCATTTTCCAAGCGGCGAACAATCCAACGGAAGTAAGTACCAATACGGCTGCGATTCCAATTATTCCAACGATCAGCGACGATTTGCCCCGGGTTGGGACCGCGTTTGGATAGCTTTGCTGGCCGGTCTGCCAATTCTGGGCGGCCGCGGTGTTCTGCATCGGAAACTGCGACTGTTGGTTGACCGGAAACTGGGATTGTTGGTTGGTTTGAGAAAGCCCGGAATTCGAAATGCTTCCGGACATCACCATCGTCGCCGCGCCCTCCGTCGGGCGCGGAATGCCCCCGCTGTCGTCCATCAAACGCGCGACGACCTGCTGCGGTTGGCCGTCGCACACGACATCCGTCTCCCAATCGCGGAAACCGTCGTGACTGACTCGAATACGGTGATTTCCGCTTTGAATTCCCTCGAGAAGCAGCCATCCGTCGTCGTGCGTCAGCCCGACGGCGATGTTGTCGATGAAAACACGCGACTTCGGCGGATCCGAGTGGATCTTGATCATCGCCACCGGCAAGGCCGTTCCGGTCGAGTAACCGACCGTCGGTTGTGCGCCGGCGGATGCGTTCACCGCGTTGCGAAGTTCGTCGACGAGCTGTTCGACGGATTGCGTGCGGTTCTGGCGGTTTTTTTCGACCGAATGCCGGACCGCCTGTTCGATTTGAGGCGAAACCTGAACGCCGAGTTGCGCGAATGTCGGCGGCAGATCGCTGAGATGCTTCTTCATTATCGCCGGGATAGACGACCCCTTGAACGGCACATCGCCGGTCAGCATTTGAAAGAGCATCACGCCGAGACTGTAAATGTCGGCACGGACGTCGGGCTCTTCGTCGGCCCACTGCTCCGGCGCCATATAATAAGGAGAGCCCATCAATCCGGTCGTCTGGGCCTGAATGAACGAGCCGAGCAATTCTCCGGATTTGATCTTGGCGAGTCCGAAATCTAGGATCTTCACGGCTTCCGACATTGATTTTTTGCCGGTGCAGATCATCACGTTGAGCGGCTTAAGGTCGCGGTGGACGATCCCCTGATGGTGCGCTGCGCCGACTCCCGCGCAGATCGCGGTCATTAGCTCAAGCGCGCGTTGAGGCGGAAGCCGGCCCTCGCGCGCGAGCAGATCGTGAAGCGATTCGCCCTCGACATACTCCATCACGAGAAACGGCATCGTTCCGAAAGCGACGCCGTAATCGGACACGCCGACCACGTTTTGATGTCTGATCGCGGCGGCGGCAAGCGCTTCCTGCCGAAAACGCGTGACCAGTTGCGGATCGTTGCCGACAAGATCGGGAAGGATGACCTTGATCGCATGCTGCGTTTTCAGATATGCGTGGCGCGCCTTATAAACAACGCCCATTCCGCCTTGTCCGAGCCGCCGTTCGAGATGATATTTTTCTTCAAGCACCGGCACGCCGCTGAGCGTCTGCATCGTTTGCATACCGTCATCGGGGCAGGTCGTCACTTCATCCGGGAAGCATCGCTTACATTTCTGGCACTCTTTCATTTTGAAATTGACGTCGGGCGGAACAGTGATCGCAACTATACACGCATAAAACCGGAAAGCGTCTGATTCAGAATCCGCTTTAAGATTTTAGTTTCTTTGCCATTATCAATCAAGGCGAAAGAGTTGTGCAGACGAGAGTAACACGTAAGAGTAACGCCCTCAGGCGTGATCAAGACACGTAAGAGTAACGCCTTCAGGCGTGATCAAGGCCGAGACGCGTCACCCCTGAAGGCGTTACTCTTGGGTCGCTACATCCCGAGGTTCTTCATCAGGAATCCGTAAATGTCCGCCGCTTCTTCGATAACCTTCGCGGTCGGTTTGCCGGCCCCGTGGCCCGCCTTGGTCTCGATCCGGATCAGCGTCGGGGCGTCGCCGGCCTGCGCCGCCTGGAGCGCCGCGGCGTATTTGAAGCTGTGCGCCGGGAAAACGCGGTCGTCGTGATCGGCCGTCGTCACCATAATCGCCGGATACTTCGTGCCGGGTTTGATGTTGTGGTACGGAGAATAAGCGTACAGAGCCTTGAACTCGTCTTCTTTGTCGGGCGAGCCATAGTCCGAGGTCCAAGCCCAACCGATCGTGAACTTCGTGAACCGCAGCATATCCATCACGCCGACCGCGGGCAGCGCGGCGCCGAAAAGATCGGGCCGCTGGTTGACTACCGCTCCGACGAGCAGACCACCATTCGAACCGCCCTGCACCGCGAGTTTCTTTTTGCTCGTGTATTTGTTCGCGATGAGCCATTCGCCGGCGGCGATGAAATCGTCGAAGACGTTCTGTTTCTTCAGTTTCGTGCCGGCCTCATGCCAGGCTTCGCCATATTCGGCACCGCCGCGGATATTCGCGACCGCGTAGACCCCGCCCATTTCCATCCAGACGACGCGCGAAACCGAAAATCCGGGCGTCTGCGAAATGTTGAACCCGCCGTAGCCATAGAGCAGCGTCGGATTGTTGCCGTCGAGTTTGATGCCCTTTTTGTGCACGATGAACATCGGAACGATCGTCCCGTCCTTGCTCTTGTACTTGACCTGTTTGACGACGTAATCGGCCGGATTGAAGAGCACTTTCGCTTGTCGGTAGAGCGTGCTCTTGCCGGTTTTCATTTCGTATCGATAGATCGTCGGCGGCGCATTGTAGCTTGAATAAGTGTAAAACGTCTCGGTGTCGAAGCGGTCGCCGCCGAATCCGCCGGCCGAGCCGATGCCCGGAAGCTTGACCTCGCGGACGAATTTGCCCTTGATATCGACGATCCGGATCTGCGTATATGCGTCCTTGAGATAATTCAGCACAAACTGGTTGTTGAGAAAATCAACATTCTGCAGCGTTTCCGCCGTTTGCGGAACGATCTCGGCCCAGTCGGCAGCTTCCTTGAGAACGTCGCGCGCGACGAGCCGTGCGCGCGGCGCGCCCTTATCCGTGCGGAAGTAGAACACACTGCCGTCATTGCCGACGTAACTGTAATCATTCTCTAGTTTATCGACAATCGGAATGATCGGCGCCTTTTCCATCGAAAGGTTTTTGACGTAGACCATATTCTGCGGCCCCGTGCCTTTGCCGACGTTCAGGACCAGCCAGTTGCCGTCTTCGGTGACGCCGCCGCCGACGAAATACTCTTTGTTGTCCGGGCGTTCATAGACAACGTAGTCTTCGTCCTGCGACGTTCCGAGTTTGTGAAAATAGAGCTTTTGATTGAAGTTCTGGCCTTTGAGTTCCTTTCCCTTTTCGGCGTCCGGAAATCGGCTGTAGAAAAACCCGGAGTTGTCCTTGAGCCAGGAAATGCCGCCCTGGCGGTTCGGCTTCAGGAAATCCTTCAGATCCTCGCCGGTCGCAACGTCCCGGACGCGCCATTCTGAGCGGTCGGATCCGGAATACGCGACGCCATACGCCATCAATTTCCCGTCCTGCGTGAACGAGGTACCGGCGAGCGCCGCCGTGCCGTCGGCCGAAAGCTTGTTCGGATCGAGGAAAACTCGTCCCGGATCGTTGATGGAATCGGCGATGTAAAGCACGGACTGGTTCTGCAATCCATCGTTCTTGGTGTAAAAATACTTGCTGCCGCGCTTGAACGGCGCGCCGTATTTTTCGTAGTTCCAGAGCTCGGTCAGCCGTTTCCTGATCGATTCGCGTTGCGGGATACCGTTCAGATAGTCGAACGTCACCTTGTTCTGGGCCTCGACCCAAGCCTTTGTTTCTTCGGAGTTGTCATCCTCAAGCCATCGATACGGATCGGACACCTTGACGCCGAAATACTCATCGACCTGATCGACCTTCTTGGTCGCCGGATAATTCAGCTTCATCTGCGCAAAAGTACTTGCGGTCAACAACACCAGGACCAACCCCAAACAGCACGCCTTTCTCATAATCGAAACTCCTCAATGATAGTTTTTTGAAAATTATAGAGGATTTTCCGCCAAGATTCGACCCGCAAAAGGCCCGCCCCACCCAGACGGCACGGATTTGGATCCGCACGAGACGTTTCCGGGCCGCGGTCAACGGCGAAATGTAGGGATCACAAAAAGAAAAAAGGAGGCCGCCATTTTAGACGGCCTCCTGTGGAAGCTGGATCACGAGGGTGTTCGACGAATAAACTAGTCGGACAAGATGATTCCGCAATTCGTCTCAACCGGTTCGTCGGCCGGCTTGATGTACACGATAACGCCGGTGAAATAGACGATCACCCCAGTGAAATAGACGATCACGCCGTTGTCGACCTTCGTCGTTTCCTTTGCCGTGCATTTGTCAGTTCCGGTGGCGTCTCCGAGGATGATGCCGGCGAAGCCCGTCGATACCTGCATAGCAAAAATACTGAGTAACATTATGACTGCCGCGATGTTTGTCTTTTTCATTTTCTTTCTCCTAAATCTGATATTTTCGATTTCTCTTGCCCGTATGTAGTGCAAAACCGATGCCATTGGAGAATTCCGGTCAGACATTCCGCTAACTATCCTATTTACTTGATTTAGATAGTTCCCCAAGCAGATGGAGTTGACCCTGACTGTTGTGCTGTTCTGTTACATCTCTGGCGGGCCGTATTTGAACGGATTCGCTAACTATTTGATTCTAGGCGTGTTATATGTTTCGCGCTATGTGTCGGCGGTATCCACTGTATAGTTGGGTAACATAACGCGTTTGAGGGTCCCTTATGATGCCGAACCGCTTCGGCATTGAGACAAAATGCGAAAAGCCCGCGGGGCAATGCGGGCTTTGTTCGCGGATTCCGGCTTGTGCTTTCTAGAATGCCGGAAGATTGAGTTCTTCGTTGACGGTGTCGCCGACATCGTCGACGCCGCCAAGGAACGTTGGCGGGAACCAGTTCGACTTCTGATACAGCAACTCGTCGATCTGCTCTTTCGGAAGCGGCTTCGAAAGCAGAAACCCCTGACCGTAGTCGCAGCCGAGATTCTGAAGAAGCGCGA
Coding sequences:
- a CDS encoding protein kinase, with protein sequence MSVATVRTTMLYCPKCRSTYEEGTQRFCSIDGGRLLPVMSKSDTGKSAGGVFTSILGKMPHKDAADSAPTAKTVINPNFEQPLKPEAPKDHAPISKIYETQRQIAAAPLAFDDDDSLLELDFEEPLDAPVRDSREAPLIAELKLEEAKPVNAFAEPKSNVAEPANTFAEPTIETPESVSESQIPLAESQETSNEVSEPTLELPEPTDVAPKTTAKLVNPFEIPSGTAEVGDRSLRPAGRMALSWDDPRALVGQTVKGRYVVTELIGDDEDSLEFLADDQIGDGRRVVVRVYMDDEAYAQHFAEERISLSHLNHPNIAAVFDSGELPEGFRFTVSEFIDGQALDAALRASGQFNTKRTARIIRQASYALSEAHENGILHRNLMPSNIMLTVSETGIEQVKLVNFELSNSFWNESDLVYKSPEEVVGEPPTFASEIFSLAVIAYEMLTTRLPFNALSERELVAAQEKGLAILPSTLRLDVSQLADRIIEKALSFGPSERYPKARDFGDAFFNALTAVAPWERPIAEETPEVVEEARSEEKPREFFVVPPINRPAVDEPPVNGDIHIEGNGQSVENDAEAENPPETKENGHAWVKRSPEPPQTSNWIWGALPIIGAALLLLGMWGVWKFLSNRQPVVPATDTEQTANVGPTQPIQTPVTPGILPQGDVDSPPPVRVLKPEPGLTRFVNRQENLKGDLAKNFLGFEIFYPAEMKRSESATNFLDIATTSGGIPVEQMLVTHYKSRGAMTLDRPNFKKLAEKSNEQLRGYFKESFAVLGEGETAIQNGRWKGYEVKFRGLLPDGKTRVFGRRLWIPLQSPGTQSGFVITLLATSLATQIKSVEDVGTRGDLALALENFEPEQSF
- a CDS encoding SUMF1/EgtB/PvdO family nonheme iron enzyme, with the protein product MKECQKCKRCFPDEVTTCPDDGMQTMQTLSGVPVLEEKYHLERRLGQGGMGVVYKARHAYLKTQHAIKVILPDLVGNDPQLVTRFRQEALAAAAIRHQNVVGVSDYGVAFGTMPFLVMEYVEGESLHDLLAREGRLPPQRALELMTAICAGVGAAHHQGIVHRDLKPLNVMICTGKKSMSEAVKILDFGLAKIKSGELLGSFIQAQTTGLMGSPYYMAPEQWADEEPDVRADIYSLGVMLFQMLTGDVPFKGSSIPAIMKKHLSDLPPTFAQLGVQVSPQIEQAVRHSVEKNRQNRTQSVEQLVDELRNAVNASAGAQPTVGYSTGTALPVAMIKIHSDPPKSRVFIDNIAVGLTHDDGWLLLEGIQSGNHRIRVSHDGFRDWETDVVCDGQPQQVVARLMDDSGGIPRPTEGAATMVMSGSISNSGLSQTNQQSQFPVNQQSQFPMQNTAAAQNWQTGQQSYPNAVPTRGKSSLIVGIIGIAAVLVLTSVGLFAAWKMGMFGSGTTGSNNGISNSGNSNTQNLPPVKTEMVKISGGKFTMGRKDGDPLEKPEFEVEVKDFEMDKTEVTNAEYFAFVQATGYNPVPSNWENSKPLTAEMNFPVRYINLDDVKAFAEWRSKSDGKTYRLPTETEWEYAARNGGDNVLYPWGDTWYEDKAQVRRDLTFAAVGSKPEGANKWGVLDLVGNVWEWTSSPARAYKGSDLAQQVEERVGRTHSVVRGAFDLKKDPSSSTSTYRVFKDSKDRDKAIGFRLVRSD
- a CDS encoding S9 family peptidase, which produces MRKACCLGLVLVLLTASTFAQMKLNYPATKKVDQVDEYFGVKVSDPYRWLEDDNSEETKAWVEAQNKVTFDYLNGIPQRESIRKRLTELWNYEKYGAPFKRGSKYFYTKNDGLQNQSVLYIADSINDPGRVFLDPNKLSADGTAALAGTSFTQDGKLMAYGVAYSGSDRSEWRVRDVATGEDLKDFLKPNRQGGISWLKDNSGFFYSRFPDAEKGKELKGQNFNQKLYFHKLGTSQDEDYVVYERPDNKEYFVGGGVTEDGNWLVLNVGKGTGPQNMVYVKNLSMEKAPIIPIVDKLENDYSYVGNDGSVFYFRTDKGAPRARLVARDVLKEAADWAEIVPQTAETLQNVDFLNNQFVLNYLKDAYTQIRIVDIKGKFVREVKLPGIGSAGGFGGDRFDTETFYTYSSYNAPPTIYRYEMKTGKSTLYRQAKVLFNPADYVVKQVKYKSKDGTIVPMFIVHKKGIKLDGNNPTLLYGYGGFNISQTPGFSVSRVVWMEMGGVYAVANIRGGAEYGEAWHEAGTKLKKQNVFDDFIAAGEWLIANKYTSKKKLAVQGGSNGGLLVGAVVNQRPDLFGAALPAVGVMDMLRFTKFTIGWAWTSDYGSPDKEDEFKALYAYSPYHNIKPGTKYPAIMVTTADHDDRVFPAHSFKYAAALQAAQAGDAPTLIRIETKAGHGAGKPTAKVIEEAADIYGFLMKNLGM
- a CDS encoding dimethylargininase, producing MSEKIAIIRRVSRALNQCELTFVDREAIDLGLAERQHAGYARALNEAGYKIVELAADDVLADSMFVEDCAIVLDEVAVITRPGTESRRPEVAAVEAALHGFRSTIERIAAPGTLEGGDVLRIGRRLFVGLSTRTNEAGFSQFARIVERFGYEAIPVRVGGSLHLKTAVTALDATTVVLNSDWIESFPFRGFKQISVPESEPFGANTLPIDRIVLVSARSPKTQELIESAGFATRAIEITELEKAEAGLTCLSLLFYRNEK
- a CDS encoding tetratricopeptide repeat protein yields the protein MQKIIGHGRWFLLITACVFFSPVFSFSQDLGSTSGIFKSPAAKKSTTSAKSKPAPAANKKATPKSTPKSTNRTVAKSTTKPRTVRPKTAPRTPVVAKVSQQPVNTPIPDESVVITVGVNNAELFEKAIEEGNAARDDRDYPRADAAYRRAVVLDPRDSRGVYGLGNIFADQQRWEEAENSYRSAIRVEPSNPGAYIALSFVLTQPIIGGDLFERYAEAEKTARKAIEIAPDNAFAYDQLGAALELRGNIADDTQNAYRRAIEIDPEFALAYAHLGRLYRRLGKITESAESYRRAIQYSTDVPTMILVADVMQSQQRYLESEQLLRRALVEDPKNPTALNLLGRALTTRNSFDEAQKILTKSVEVSPNSVVAYTLLSTLHQRRGRLDDAEKVLGEALRIVSNSERKRLAREYESLGDAFLKFSKSGDAARLYRQAMALDPTRTILTEKIAKSK